One window of Biomphalaria glabrata chromosome 6, xgBioGlab47.1, whole genome shotgun sequence genomic DNA carries:
- the LOC106050589 gene encoding PAX3- and PAX7-binding protein 1-like, with protein sequence MASLFKKPKRNFRRKGGDFDSDKEDENRETNMEVDEKPAVSTKSDIEKKKKQKPKEKESTKTILSFETEEDEADTEVFKVKKSSHSRRIAKQLKKEKKSRGQGQNGDADNSSDNEENSGEDSKRRSRDEEEAKADERIKKLREEFRTLNGEEAEDLDDSDDDGQKTFKAILARGEIPDAKTIHLIRKQRQMARETDNFIPIDDVEKPNKSSTARLVRDDDNDKSDEEEDERIDFAIDKAALERQQMRDDFLAAEHGSDDESDQEREWENQQIRKAVSLQIPGFEVPSVNNSNDGMGNSGVSFYTLSPQRSTSKSLDELKPFSALSKSQNISEITIESVRKRLEERLNTMDMVYRTHKQELEKTVFDIDDAKDIIESSEQKAPDLEKRFQFFQELRGYVRDLVECLNEKVPSISEVEQRVNNMLKARSERLIKRRQQDVQDQCREYMTNTASVKLDVEAKEEQGRQRRAAEREARRSRRRRAREVKNIVGHQDGLSSDDEESSQSQMLKFKSEYDDCVKAQETLFDDVVEDFSQIEQVKYKFEQWKFTYGDSYREAYIGLCLPKLLNPLIRKELILWNPLDENCVDFEDSSWFNSLVFLGFREGEPIEKSDDDLKLLPSIVEKLILPKLTFLVDNVWDPISTTQTARLVNLTQKLTRDYPSVHALNKNFRAYLEAVVARLKKTLDDDVFMPMYPLNVLENRSSGPAVFFHRQSWTCIKLLGNILSWHRLIAAPVLYKLALSGLLNRYIVIGLVSSQINREALHKCQAIISTFPKDWFNTLEGDSTLPQLENLCRYLVSAAQTLHKATALEKDAERLEGRELVKQISKHLINIHAMDHAMSLANEFSFKIT encoded by the exons ATGGCGTCCTTATTCAAGAAACCTAAACGCAATTTTAGACGTAAAGGGGGAGACTTCGATTCAGATAAAGAAGATGAAAACAGAGAAACAAATATGGAAGTGGATGAGAAGCCTGCAGTTTCAACAAAGTCCGAtatagagaagaaaaagaagcaaaagccaaaagaaaaagaatccaCTAAAACCATTCTTAGCTTTGAAACGGAAGAAGATGAGG CTGACACAgaagtttttaaagtaaaaaaatcaaGTCATAGCAGGCGGATAGCAAAACagttaaagaaagagaaaaaaagtagGGGTCAAGGTCAGAATGGAGATGCTGACAATAGCAGTGATAACGAAGAAAATAGTGGAGAGGACTCCAAGAGGAGGTCCCGAGACGAGGAAGAAGCGAAAGCTGATGAAAGGATTAAG AAATTACGAGAGGAGTTTCGCACCTTGAATGGTGAAGAAGCTGAAGATCTGGACGATAGTGATGATGATGGGCAGAAAACATTTAAAGCCATTTTAGCTc GCGGGGAGATACCTGATGCTAAAACTATTCACCTCATCAGAAAACAAAGACAAATGGCAAGAGAAACGGATAATTTCATCCCTATTGATGATGTGGAAAAACCCAATAAGTCTTCAACAGCCAGACTCGTtag agatgatgataatgataagaGTGATGAGGAAGAAGATGAAAGGATAGACTTTGCCATAGATAAAGCTGCATTGGAGCGGCAGCAAATGAGAGATGATTTCTTGGCTGCAGAACATG GTAGTGATGATGAAAGTGATCAAGAAAGAGAATGGGAGAATCAACAAATCAGAAAAGCAGTCAGTCTACAG ATTCCTGGTTTTGAAGTTCCTTCAGTTAACAATTCAAATGATGGAATGGGAAATTCTGGTGTCTCGTTCTACACATTATCACCCCAGAGGAGCACCAGCAAGTCTCTAGATGAACTTAAGCCCTTTTCTGCCCTGTCGAAGTCCCAGAACATCTCAGAGATAACGATAGAATCTGTTAGAAAACGTTTGGAAGAACG CCTCAACACCATGGATATGGTTTACAGAACTCACAAACAAGAATTAGAAAAGACTGTTTTTGACATTGACGATGCTAAAGATATAATTGAATCTAGTGAGCAAAAAGCTCCAGATTTGGAGAAGCGTTTTCAGTTTTTCCAGGAATTGAGGGGGTATGTTCGAGACTTGGTAGAATGCCTAAATGAGAAG GTACCTAGCATTAGTGAGGTCGAGCAGCGTGTTAATAATATGTTGAAAGCTCGTTCAGAGCGTTTAATTAAACGTAGACAACAGGATGTTCAAGACCAGTGTCGAGAGTACATGACAA ATACTGCCAGTGTGAAACTAGATGTAGAGGCTAAAGAGGAACAAGGCAGACAGAGGAGAGCAGCTGAAAGGGAGGCTAGAAG ATCTCGGCGTAGAAGAGCTAGGGAAGTCAAGAACATTGTAGGTCATCAAGATGGTCTTTCATCTGACGATGAGGAAAGTAGCCAGTCACAGATGTTGAAATTTAAATCAGAATACG ATGACTGTGTCAAGGCTCAAGAAACACTGTTTGATGACGTGGTGGAAGATTTCTCTCAAATAGAACAAGTGAAATACAAGTTTGAACAATGGAAGTTTACCTACGGTGACAGCTACAGAGAAGCTTACATTGGCTTGTGTTTGCCCAAACTTCTCAACCCTTTGATCAGGAAAGAGCTCATTTTATGGAATCCTTTAGAT GAGAACTGTGTTGACTTTGAAGACAGCTCTTGGTTTAATTCCCTTGTTTTCCTCGGATTCCGTGAGGGAGAACCAATTGAAAAATCTGATGATGATCTGAAACTGTTACCTTCAATTGTAGAGAAACTGATTTTGCCCAAACTGACAT TTCTTGTAGACAATGTTTGGGATCCTATTTCAACTACACAGACAGCCAGGCTGGTTAACTTAACACAAAAACTAACTAGAGACTACCCATCTGTTCATGCATTGAACAAAAATTTCAGG GCTTACCTGGAAGCAGTGGTAGCAAGACTAAAGAAGACCCTAGATGATGATGTCTTCATGCCGATGTATCCTCTAAA TGTACTGGAAAACAGATCCTCAGGACCAGCTGTGTTCTTTCATCGTCAAAGTTGGACttgtataaaa TTGCTAGGTAATATCTTATCCTGGCATCGTCTCATTGCTGCCCCAGTACTGTACAAGTTGGCTTTGTCTGGACTGCTAAACAGATACATAGTGATTGGTCTTGTCTCTTCACAGATCAACAGGGAGGCTTTACACAAGTGTCAAGCA ATTATCTCAACATTTCCCAAAGACTGGTTCAACACTTTGGAGGGAGACTCCACCCTGCCGCAGCTAGAAAACTTGTGTCGCTACTTGGTTTCAGCTGCCCAGACGCTCCATAAAGCCACTGCCTTGGAGAAAGATGCAGAGAGATTGGAAGGAAG AGAACTGGTCAAACAAATCAGTAAACACTTGATCAACATTCACGCCATGGATCATGCAATGTCATTAGCCAATGAGTTCAGCTTTAAAATTACGTGA